Proteins from a genomic interval of Nocardia sp. BMG51109:
- a CDS encoding polyprenyl synthetase family protein — protein MPNNLAGARPRRVAQILADSRSLLEPALRRWLSHLAEPFPDIAAYHYGLPARDGSRPPGSSAHHRLATLTLLASAINGDPWKHACDSAVACDLVAAMTLIHDDIIDGDHERRGRPTLWTAFGLPTAMLLGDALVALAFEILACQSHRGAAEASRRTAAMLGRACGAEATELAEVTDAPVTMVGSQSVLDGKAAGIYRLAAEMGALVCGADPEQVRAMRGFGLCVGRVAQLLDDLGDTLPAGPRDHNTCADIRNRTKSPMVMAALGPPGTTAGELAAFYNARGPVGDAETAHIASLLEQCGAREWTLRAVEDQTSRAAGYLDRARVVEPVRDELIALTNHLQHTGQ, from the coding sequence ATGCCGAACAATCTCGCCGGTGCGCGGCCGCGCCGGGTGGCCCAAATCCTCGCCGACTCCCGTAGTCTGCTCGAACCGGCGCTGAGACGGTGGCTGAGCCACCTGGCGGAGCCTTTTCCGGACATAGCTGCCTATCACTACGGTCTGCCCGCACGAGACGGTTCCCGCCCGCCCGGTTCGAGCGCCCACCACCGGCTCGCAACGTTGACGCTGCTCGCCTCGGCCATCAACGGCGACCCATGGAAACACGCCTGCGACAGCGCCGTAGCCTGCGACCTGGTCGCCGCTATGACGCTCATCCACGACGACATCATCGACGGCGATCACGAACGCCGGGGCCGGCCGACGCTCTGGACTGCCTTCGGGCTTCCGACAGCGATGCTGCTGGGAGACGCGCTGGTGGCGCTGGCGTTCGAGATCCTCGCGTGTCAGTCCCACCGTGGCGCCGCGGAAGCGTCGAGACGCACCGCCGCAATGCTCGGCCGCGCATGTGGTGCCGAAGCCACCGAATTGGCGGAGGTGACGGATGCACCAGTCACGATGGTCGGCTCGCAGTCGGTGCTGGATGGCAAAGCAGCTGGTATCTATCGGCTCGCCGCCGAGATGGGGGCGTTGGTGTGCGGCGCCGACCCGGAGCAGGTTCGCGCCATGAGAGGGTTCGGGCTGTGCGTCGGTCGGGTGGCGCAACTTCTCGACGACCTCGGTGACACGCTGCCGGCCGGACCCAGGGACCACAACACGTGTGCTGATATCCGAAATCGCACCAAATCGCCCATGGTGATGGCTGCTCTCGGCCCTCCCGGCACAACTGCCGGCGAGCTGGCGGCCTTCTACAATGCCCGGGGCCCCGTCGGCGATGCGGAGACCGCGCACATCGCCTCCTTACTGGAGCAATGCGGCGCACGCGAGTGGACGCTCCGAGCAGTCGAGGACCAGACCAGCAGGGCCGCTGGGTATCTGGACCGCGCCCGCGTGGTCGAGCCGGTGCGCGACGAACTGATCGCCCTGACCAACCATCTCCAGCACACAGGTCAATGA
- a CDS encoding GDSL-type esterase/lipase family protein: MHTEYHRIPLTADIVRGALELERTERGVLPHRLPAHARSRCDDGQLAMAEAQPSGVRLAFRSRATAIEIDAVRTKRVYVGVPPRPDGVYDLVVDGRLTAQCSVTGGDVLTIDMTAGTVRTRRGPAGTVRFADLPAGLKNIEIWLPHNETTELVALRTDAPVEPGSARDRRVWLHHGSSISHGSNAEHPTGTWPALAAALGGVELINLGMSGSALLDPFTARTMRDTPADLISVKIGINVVNADLMRLRAFGPAVHGFLDTIRDGHPDAPLLVASAIYCPIHEDTPGPGAFDAHALSAGEVRFRATGDPAERAAGKLTLGVVREELARIVEQRATEDRRLYYLDGRDLYGENDFGELPLPDALHPDPATHRRIGERFAKRIFAAGGPFSER, from the coding sequence ATGCACACCGAATACCACCGAATACCTCTCACCGCGGACATCGTGCGCGGCGCACTCGAACTGGAACGCACCGAGCGCGGTGTGCTCCCGCACCGGCTGCCGGCGCACGCCCGGTCTCGGTGCGACGATGGACAACTGGCCATGGCAGAGGCTCAGCCCTCCGGGGTACGACTCGCGTTTCGCAGCCGCGCAACCGCTATCGAGATCGACGCCGTGCGTACCAAGCGGGTCTACGTCGGTGTTCCGCCCCGACCGGACGGTGTATACGACCTCGTCGTCGACGGCCGACTGACGGCCCAGTGCAGCGTGACCGGCGGCGACGTACTGACCATCGACATGACCGCCGGAACCGTCCGGACCCGCCGTGGTCCGGCCGGCACCGTCCGCTTCGCGGATTTGCCCGCCGGCCTGAAGAACATCGAAATCTGGTTGCCGCACAACGAAACCACCGAACTCGTGGCCCTGCGCACCGACGCACCCGTCGAACCGGGATCGGCCCGGGACCGCCGGGTGTGGCTGCACCACGGCAGTTCGATCAGCCACGGATCCAACGCCGAGCACCCCACCGGAACCTGGCCCGCACTGGCGGCCGCGCTGGGCGGCGTCGAGCTGATCAACCTCGGCATGAGCGGCAGCGCGTTGCTCGATCCGTTCACCGCTCGCACGATGCGCGACACGCCCGCGGACCTGATCAGCGTCAAAATCGGTATCAACGTGGTCAACGCCGACCTGATGCGCCTGCGCGCCTTCGGGCCCGCGGTGCACGGTTTCCTCGACACCATCCGCGATGGCCATCCCGACGCACCACTGCTGGTCGCCTCGGCCATCTACTGTCCTATCCACGAGGACACTCCGGGCCCGGGCGCCTTCGACGCCCACGCGCTCAGCGCCGGCGAGGTTCGGTTCCGGGCCACCGGAGACCCAGCCGAGCGTGCCGCCGGGAAGCTCACGTTGGGCGTCGTCCGGGAGGAACTGGCCCGCATCGTAGAGCAACGGGCCACCGAAGACCGGCGACTATACTATCTCGACGGACGAGACCTCTACGGCGAGAACGACTTCGGCGAACTACCGCTGCCCGACGCACTCCATCCCGACCCCGCCACCCACCGCCGAATCGGTGAGCGTTTCGCCAAGCGGATCTTCGCGGCCGGCGGCCCCTTCAGCGAACGGTGA
- a CDS encoding DUF2637 domain-containing protein → MSITTSARRDRALYLQCACTALVAVGAAYASYRHGRAFALRFGADEATAGIWPLIVDGLLMVATVELWKTGHSRHADGRWTAWVAFVFGICLSLCANIAAAPVLSVFSVAVAACPPLALLLAVELLNRALKRHHIETTDNTETANETDETDETTRATEPVVRLAAVPAGSLPSAGPTAEQRMWVYYVTERSKGRIPTGAELDRIAGTNNYGRRVLRQWKMSDRLLSAV, encoded by the coding sequence ATGAGCATCACGACCTCGGCCCGGCGCGACCGGGCGTTGTATTTACAGTGCGCCTGTACCGCGCTCGTCGCGGTCGGCGCTGCATATGCCTCATACCGGCACGGCCGGGCGTTCGCGCTGCGCTTCGGCGCGGACGAGGCGACGGCCGGTATTTGGCCGTTGATCGTGGACGGGTTGCTGATGGTGGCGACAGTCGAGCTGTGGAAGACCGGCCACAGTCGGCACGCGGACGGCCGGTGGACAGCGTGGGTGGCGTTCGTGTTCGGAATCTGCCTGTCGCTGTGCGCAAACATCGCCGCAGCGCCGGTGCTGAGCGTGTTCAGCGTCGCCGTGGCAGCGTGCCCGCCGCTGGCGCTGTTGCTCGCGGTTGAACTGCTCAATCGCGCGCTGAAACGGCACCACATCGAGACCACGGACAACACCGAGACCGCCAACGAGACCGACGAGACGGACGAGACCACGAGGGCGACTGAACCTGTCGTACGTCTCGCAGCTGTCCCGGCCGGGTCCCTCCCGTCGGCCGGGCCGACTGCTGAGCAGCGCATGTGGGTGTACTACGTGACCGAGCGTTCGAAAGGGCGCATACCGACCGGCGCGGAGCTGGATCGGATCGCGGGTACGAACAACTACGGCCGCAGGGTGTTACGACAGTGGAAAATGTCGGACAGGCTGCTGTCGGCGGTCTAG
- a CDS encoding NUDIX domain-containing protein: MGSRRDYYRDPDAPEPNSLKPGASALVVDGSGRVLMQRRGDSGNWSLPGGIMEVGETLSECAIRETREETGLDIEIAGLLGIYTDPEHVIAYEDGEVRQEFAVVYYGRVTGGQITVSHESTSVKFLSLGELESLPVHPTVRLRLQHHTGFRGTPYLG; this comes from the coding sequence GTGGGCTCACGGCGTGACTACTACCGGGACCCGGACGCACCGGAACCCAACTCACTGAAGCCGGGGGCCTCCGCCCTGGTCGTAGACGGCTCCGGCCGTGTTCTCATGCAACGGCGTGGAGATTCAGGCAACTGGTCGTTGCCCGGTGGAATCATGGAAGTAGGGGAAACCCTCTCGGAGTGTGCGATCCGTGAGACTCGGGAAGAAACCGGGCTGGATATCGAAATAGCCGGACTACTCGGTATCTATACTGACCCGGAGCACGTGATCGCATACGAGGACGGGGAGGTTCGGCAAGAGTTCGCGGTGGTCTACTACGGCCGGGTGACCGGTGGGCAAATCACCGTGTCGCACGAGTCGACCTCGGTTAAGTTCCTCAGCCTCGGTGAACTCGAATCGTTGCCGGTACACCCGACTGTGCGGCTGCGGTTGCAGCACCACACCGGATTCCGGGGCACCCCATACCTGGGGTAA
- a CDS encoding helix-turn-helix domain-containing protein, with protein sequence MSSSLTGMAQQRLETAIHRSGLSSAELADKAGVDVKTVNRWLAGRVPHRRTRVRVAELLGETEETLWPAARPDTRAGAPATAEVIGAYAHRAEIPNDLWISLVHKATQRIDIMGYAYPFVLELLPEASEMIAAKCLAGCEVRLGFADPDCDHVMERDTLEQMNGTLPGRIRNALSMLGPLPDTPGCRVGLHSTHLYNSVFRFDDEMIVTPYLFRARGYQHTALHLRRLSPHGIFESFSDQFEQIWQTTVPYATEGGSRGLTA encoded by the coding sequence ATGTCCTCTAGCCTTACGGGTATGGCTCAGCAGAGGCTAGAGACGGCCATCCACAGATCAGGGCTTAGCTCTGCGGAGCTAGCCGACAAGGCAGGCGTAGACGTGAAGACAGTGAACCGGTGGCTTGCCGGTCGGGTACCACACCGCCGGACACGAGTGCGGGTAGCTGAGCTACTAGGAGAGACCGAAGAGACGTTGTGGCCTGCCGCACGCCCGGATACTCGAGCGGGGGCACCGGCTACCGCAGAGGTTATAGGCGCTTACGCACACCGTGCCGAGATACCGAACGATCTATGGATTTCATTGGTACACAAGGCAACTCAGCGGATAGACATCATGGGCTACGCTTACCCGTTCGTGCTTGAGCTGTTGCCTGAAGCCTCCGAGATGATAGCGGCCAAATGCCTTGCCGGGTGCGAAGTACGGCTAGGATTCGCCGACCCGGACTGTGATCACGTCATGGAGCGAGACACGCTGGAACAGATGAACGGGACACTACCTGGGCGGATACGCAACGCTTTGTCCATGCTCGGACCGTTGCCGGATACCCCAGGGTGCCGGGTAGGGCTGCACTCGACCCACTTGTACAACTCGGTGTTCAGGTTCGATGACGAGATGATCGTTACCCCGTACTTGTTCCGTGCCCGTGGATACCAGCACACAGCCTTGCACCTACGTCGGTTGTCTCCTCACGGGATATTCGAGTCGTTCTCTGATCAGTTCGAGCAGATATGGCAGACCACGGTGCCTTACGCCACCGAGGGGGGTTCCCGTGGGCTCACGGCGTGA
- a CDS encoding tetratricopeptide repeat protein — protein MEHDPLFDPRMYDHYERPPADPWLLYVSDLGERDARTGRPPRDTFRDRPLESFSYHFGRNLDREEYQRVDIADCLARIRDSGDERCAQGLVDLLWRDYLDEPPDIPDLDRFLGHLQQLMRKHDIRDKTTSYPLACLLYKYDFPSDAKFWFQRAGAAGHIDALVFLGEMWKSEGNERQAARWYLAAIKAGGHPRAVGGLGAILVRGKQWDRAEKLYRQAIAHGHEYAQRMLDDLLLRRRDPEAYELANLATPDPDAEILALQQMHRSAEDRFLRRAQDGDPEAAYQLGLVLLKCGGSLGDPDPLRAMGWFKGAMEAGHPRAEYAYGVALYQSGLLPESEPYLRRGVAMNDSASARCLGEWLHSCYLYAEAVYPLQMAAEAGESAAVGYLADCLTRLGRTEQAEHWRRISTADT, from the coding sequence GTGGAGCATGATCCGCTGTTCGATCCCCGCATGTACGACCACTACGAGCGGCCACCGGCCGATCCGTGGCTGCTGTATGTCAGCGATCTGGGTGAGCGCGACGCACGCACGGGCAGGCCGCCGCGCGACACGTTCCGGGACCGCCCGCTGGAATCCTTCAGTTATCACTTCGGGCGAAACCTTGATCGGGAAGAATATCAACGAGTCGACATCGCGGATTGCCTTGCCAGAATTCGGGATTCGGGAGATGAGCGGTGCGCGCAGGGGCTGGTCGATCTGCTGTGGCGTGATTACCTTGACGAACCTCCCGACATTCCTGATCTCGATCGCTTCCTCGGTCATCTCCAGCAGCTGATGCGCAAGCACGACATCCGTGACAAAACCACCAGCTACCCCCTGGCGTGCCTGCTCTACAAGTACGATTTCCCATCCGATGCCAAGTTCTGGTTCCAGCGAGCCGGTGCGGCCGGCCATATTGATGCTCTGGTTTTTCTCGGCGAGATGTGGAAGTCGGAGGGGAACGAACGCCAAGCCGCGCGTTGGTATTTGGCAGCGATCAAGGCGGGTGGTCACCCGCGAGCGGTCGGTGGACTCGGCGCTATTCTCGTGCGTGGCAAGCAGTGGGATCGAGCCGAAAAGCTGTACCGGCAGGCCATCGCGCACGGGCATGAGTACGCGCAGCGGATGCTCGACGATTTGCTGCTGCGGCGTCGTGATCCCGAAGCATACGAGCTGGCCAACCTCGCCACCCCTGATCCCGACGCCGAGATCTTGGCGCTCCAGCAGATGCACCGGAGCGCGGAGGACAGATTTCTGCGACGCGCACAGGACGGCGACCCAGAAGCCGCTTACCAGCTCGGTCTGGTCCTGCTGAAATGCGGTGGGAGCCTGGGGGATCCGGACCCGCTGAGAGCTATGGGCTGGTTCAAGGGCGCGATGGAGGCGGGTCATCCGCGCGCCGAATACGCGTATGGCGTCGCGTTGTACCAGTCGGGTTTGCTTCCCGAGTCGGAACCGTATCTGCGGCGCGGGGTGGCGATGAACGACTCCGCCTCGGCTCGCTGCCTGGGTGAATGGTTGCATTCCTGCTATCTGTACGCCGAGGCCGTATACCCGCTGCAGATGGCGGCCGAAGCCGGTGAGTCTGCTGCGGTCGGCTATCTCGCCGATTGCCTGACGCGGCTCGGTCGCACCGAGCAGGCCGAGCACTGGCGGCGAATATCCACGGCGGACACCTGA
- a CDS encoding HNH endonuclease signature motif containing protein — MFDSGELQAMSDEGLIDALRRAHGAAAFAQAAEVLAVRELYRRQQDAEEGTVGPRGGEFAATEAALAVQISEQVAAALIDIGLALDALPRTREAFASGRIDLARTQVIADNTREVPPEILADLEQTLIEAAVRSTPARLRQTARRWVAKLDPEGERRRRERREQDRDIRIKAVQDGMAVFEGLLPAAGAQTVAMRLREMSRQVCEEDPRTMPQRRADALVALSDGSGRLPCSCGRGADCPVRAADASPRRPLIQIGIPAGTLLTGRDHPAFLAGYGPLDAGLARRIAEQAQFQVIPERTDDPSITEEALRREPPAWLDREIRALDGCCRFPGCTMPAAECEIDHIEPFDVARPGRGGPTVMANLITLCAHHRRLKSLADNGRLPWRVHRGEGDRLHWTSPTGDRHVTVREGARYLFPHTDTEAPDLDWPSPTAVSEPPHPATIDLTYPLEHALAHRPLSAVPPEDRP; from the coding sequence ATGTTCGACAGCGGAGAACTTCAGGCGATGAGTGATGAGGGGCTGATCGATGCGCTGCGGCGGGCACACGGGGCGGCGGCGTTCGCGCAGGCGGCGGAGGTGCTGGCGGTGCGCGAGCTGTATCGGCGGCAGCAGGATGCGGAAGAGGGAACGGTGGGGCCGCGGGGCGGGGAGTTCGCGGCCACGGAAGCAGCCCTGGCGGTGCAGATTTCGGAGCAGGTGGCGGCGGCGCTGATCGATATCGGGCTGGCGCTGGATGCCCTGCCGCGCACGCGCGAGGCGTTCGCCTCCGGCCGGATCGATCTGGCCCGGACGCAGGTGATCGCCGACAACACCCGCGAGGTCCCGCCCGAGATACTGGCCGATCTGGAGCAGACGTTGATCGAGGCCGCGGTCCGCTCGACACCGGCGCGGCTGCGGCAGACGGCGCGGCGCTGGGTGGCAAAGCTCGACCCCGAGGGCGAGCGGCGCCGGCGCGAGCGGCGCGAGCAGGACCGGGATATCCGCATCAAGGCCGTACAGGACGGCATGGCGGTATTCGAGGGGCTGCTGCCCGCGGCGGGCGCGCAGACCGTCGCCATGCGGTTGCGGGAGATGAGTCGGCAAGTGTGCGAGGAGGATCCGCGGACGATGCCGCAGCGGCGCGCCGATGCCCTGGTCGCCCTGTCCGACGGGTCGGGCCGGCTGCCCTGCTCCTGCGGGCGCGGCGCCGACTGCCCGGTCCGGGCCGCCGACGCCTCGCCGCGGCGTCCGCTGATCCAGATCGGCATCCCCGCCGGCACGCTGCTCACCGGCCGCGACCATCCGGCATTCCTGGCCGGCTACGGCCCGCTCGATGCCGGGCTCGCCCGCCGGATCGCCGAACAGGCACAGTTCCAGGTGATCCCGGAACGGACCGACGATCCGAGCATCACCGAGGAGGCGCTGCGCCGAGAGCCGCCCGCCTGGCTGGACCGCGAGATCCGCGCGCTCGACGGCTGCTGCCGCTTTCCGGGCTGCACGATGCCCGCCGCCGAGTGCGAGATCGACCACATCGAACCGTTCGACGTCGCCCGTCCCGGCCGCGGCGGTCCGACGGTGATGGCGAACCTGATCACTCTGTGCGCGCACCATCGCCGCCTGAAGTCGTTGGCGGACAACGGAAGACTGCCGTGGCGAGTACACCGCGGCGAGGGCGACCGCCTGCACTGGACGAGCCCCACCGGCGACAGGCACGTCACCGTCCGCGAGGGCGCCCGATACCTGTTCCCGCACACCGACACCGAGGCACCCGATCTCGACTGGCCGTCCCCCACGGCGGTTTCCGAGCCACCGCATCCGGCCACGATCGATCTCACCTATCCGCTCGAACACGCCCTGGCGCACCGGCCGCTGTCGGCCGTCCCGCCCGAGGACCGGCCATGA
- a CDS encoding thioredoxin domain-containing protein: protein MSNRTSYALGGLALVVIVVIVVLVVRWNSEHSLKVRDDGYGPVRDPGVHALLDSDGAIVLGKLDAAKTIDAYEDPLCPGCGSLEHLFGQEIAHKIDEGKLAVRYRLVNILDAESGSKDYSTRAIAASECVADYGDGPVYSRFHTRLFTTDQPEEDGGDLSNDQLSALAKEAGAPEEVQQCITKGQRVDSARNHAEAAVTALQSAAGGQAATPTVVDGTKQVDTNTQEWVAEVAG from the coding sequence ATGTCCAACCGGACCAGCTATGCCCTGGGCGGTCTCGCGCTGGTCGTCATCGTGGTGATCGTCGTGTTGGTGGTGCGCTGGAACAGCGAACACAGCCTGAAGGTCCGCGACGACGGATACGGCCCCGTACGCGATCCGGGCGTCCACGCCCTGCTGGACTCCGACGGCGCCATCGTGCTGGGCAAACTCGATGCCGCCAAGACGATCGACGCCTACGAGGATCCGCTGTGCCCCGGCTGCGGATCGCTCGAGCACCTGTTCGGCCAGGAGATCGCGCACAAGATCGACGAGGGCAAGCTGGCGGTGCGGTACCGGCTGGTGAACATCCTCGATGCCGAGTCGGGCAGTAAGGACTACTCGACCCGTGCGATCGCCGCCAGCGAATGTGTCGCCGACTACGGTGACGGGCCGGTGTATTCGCGATTCCACACCCGGCTGTTCACCACCGACCAGCCCGAGGAGGACGGCGGCGATCTGAGCAACGACCAGCTGTCCGCCCTCGCGAAGGAGGCCGGCGCGCCCGAGGAGGTGCAGCAGTGCATCACCAAGGGGCAGCGGGTCGATTCGGCACGCAACCACGCCGAGGCGGCGGTGACGGCGTTGCAGTCCGCGGCCGGTGGCCAGGCGGCGACGCCCACGGTCGTCGACGGCACGAAGCAGGTCGACACCAACACGCAGGAATGGGTCGCCGAGGTGGCGGGCTAG
- a CDS encoding MFS transporter produces MSGSRPGRLPVEIWSLIGAAFIVALGFGLVAPVLPQYARSFGVGVAAASAIVSAFALMRLVFAPVSGRLVQRLGERSVYLSGLLIVALSTGACALAQGYWQLIVLRSLGGIGSTMFTVSSLGLVIRMSPPGERGRVSGLWSTGFLAGSLGGPLVGGALAGLGLRMPFVIYAVALLVASAVVFWSLRGSELAAPEAPGEVRVLSLRQALRRPVYWTVLWSNFANGVAVFGVRTALVPLLVVEVLGESGGVAGVALTAFAAGNAVVLFVSGRLSDRWGRKPFLIAGTLVCAVGTVGLGLSSTLGWLLVASFVAGLGSGMFTPAQQATVADIIGPNRRGGTVLAGFQMAADLGTVLGPIVIGALAQRVSFGLGLTVTGALLVTAAIAWTAVPEPMRRRAVADPVAAAETR; encoded by the coding sequence GTGAGCGGCAGCAGACCGGGACGACTACCGGTGGAGATCTGGTCGTTGATCGGCGCGGCGTTCATCGTCGCGCTCGGGTTCGGGCTGGTGGCGCCGGTGCTGCCGCAGTACGCGCGCAGCTTCGGGGTCGGGGTCGCGGCGGCCTCGGCGATCGTCAGCGCCTTCGCGCTGATGCGGCTGGTGTTCGCTCCGGTCAGCGGGCGGCTGGTGCAGCGGCTGGGGGAGCGGTCGGTCTACCTGAGTGGATTGCTGATCGTGGCGCTGTCCACCGGGGCCTGCGCTCTGGCACAAGGGTATTGGCAGCTCATCGTGCTGCGGTCGCTCGGCGGGATCGGGTCGACCATGTTCACGGTCTCGTCGCTGGGGCTGGTGATCCGGATGTCGCCGCCCGGTGAGCGCGGCCGGGTGTCGGGGCTGTGGTCGACCGGGTTCCTGGCCGGGTCGCTCGGCGGGCCGCTGGTCGGCGGCGCGCTGGCCGGGCTGGGGCTGCGGATGCCGTTCGTGATCTATGCGGTCGCACTGCTGGTCGCGAGCGCCGTGGTGTTCTGGAGCCTGCGCGGTTCGGAGCTGGCGGCGCCGGAAGCTCCCGGCGAGGTGCGCGTGCTGAGCCTGCGGCAGGCGCTGCGCCGGCCGGTCTACTGGACCGTGCTGTGGTCCAACTTCGCCAACGGGGTCGCGGTGTTCGGGGTGCGGACGGCGCTGGTTCCGCTGCTCGTGGTGGAGGTCCTCGGCGAGTCGGGCGGGGTCGCCGGTGTGGCGCTGACGGCGTTCGCCGCGGGTAACGCCGTGGTGCTGTTTGTCTCGGGGCGGTTGTCGGACCGGTGGGGGCGCAAGCCTTTTCTCATCGCGGGCACGCTGGTGTGCGCGGTCGGCACCGTCGGTCTCGGCCTGTCGTCCACTCTGGGCTGGCTGCTGGTGGCCTCGTTCGTCGCCGGACTCGGGTCGGGCATGTTCACCCCGGCGCAGCAGGCCACCGTGGCCGACATCATCGGGCCGAATCGCCGGGGCGGGACGGTGCTGGCCGGCTTCCAGATGGCCGCCGACCTGGGCACCGTGCTGGGTCCGATCGTGATCGGCGCTCTCGCGCAACGGGTTTCGTTCGGGCTGGGGCTGACGGTCACCGGTGCGCTGCTGGTGACGGCCGCGATCGCATGGACGGCGGTGCCCGAGCCGATGCGGCGGCGGGCCGTGGCCGATCCGGTCGCCGCTGCCGAGACCCGCTGA
- a CDS encoding DUF899 domain-containing protein, with protein MSTRTVGTREQWRAAYEDLRAREKELTRRGDEIARQRQELPWVPVTKEYLFDTGTGVKTLAELFDGRSQLIIRHFMHGPKTPEGCPGCTFETDNLVGAVPHLAHRDVTFILASRSPLTTLDAYKRRFGWDIEWVSMGDNGFNDDFYELMQVASPRRPGNMLDVMELMALSCFALEDGVVYHTYSTYDRGTDALNATWQLLDRAPRGRGDTFDDWPRKRDEY; from the coding sequence ATGTCTACCCGTACGGTCGGCACCCGAGAGCAGTGGCGGGCAGCGTACGAAGATCTCCGGGCGCGGGAGAAGGAACTCACCCGGCGCGGCGACGAGATAGCGCGGCAGCGGCAGGAACTGCCGTGGGTCCCGGTCACCAAGGAGTACCTGTTCGACACCGGCACCGGCGTCAAGACGCTGGCCGAACTGTTCGACGGGCGATCCCAGCTGATCATCCGGCATTTCATGCACGGCCCGAAGACACCGGAGGGCTGCCCCGGGTGCACCTTCGAGACCGACAACCTGGTCGGCGCGGTGCCGCACCTGGCCCACCGCGACGTGACGTTCATCCTGGCGTCGCGGTCCCCGCTGACCACCCTGGACGCCTACAAGCGCCGCTTCGGCTGGGACATCGAGTGGGTGTCGATGGGCGACAACGGATTCAACGACGACTTCTACGAGCTCATGCAGGTCGCCTCGCCCCGCCGGCCGGGCAACATGCTCGACGTCATGGAGCTCATGGCGCTGAGCTGTTTCGCCCTCGAGGACGGCGTCGTCTACCACACGTACTCGACCTACGACCGCGGCACCGACGCGCTCAATGCCACCTGGCAACTGCTCGACCGGGCCCCGCGGGGGCGTGGCGACACCTTCGACGACTGGCCGCGCAAGCGGGACGAATACTGA